Proteins encoded by one window of Lycium barbarum isolate Lr01 chromosome 11, ASM1917538v2, whole genome shotgun sequence:
- the LOC132617418 gene encoding adenylyltransferase and sulfurtransferase MOCS3, producing MESSGIEASRIRHEIESLKTNKRNIEQQITALEAQLHQLEGEATSNALCTPSLSNGDLRTSNGLSPDMIYRYSRHLLLPSFAVQGQANLLKSSVLVIGAGGLGSPALLYLAACGVGRIGIVDHDVVELNNLQRQIIHTEAYIGKSKVESAAAACRSINSSTQIVEHREAFRTSNALEIVSKYDVVVDATDNAPSRYMINDCCVVLGKPLISGAAVGLEGQLTVYNYNGGPCYRCLFPTPPPTNACQRCSDSGVLGVVPGVIGCLQALEAIKVASLIGEPLSGRMLLLDALSGRFRNVKIRGRSLQCEACGEHAILTKQTFPDFDYEKFTQTPLSTGPLKLNLLSPDARISSTEYSEKVTKGEAHVLVDVRPAHHYTIVSLPNSMNIPLSTLEGRLPEISAALEKESKKETLDGGSSASLFVVCRRGNDSQIAVQLLHTLGLTSAKDIIGGLESWAHNVDPKFPTY from the exons ATGGAGTCCAGTGGTATCGAAGCAAGTCGTATTCGCCACGAAATCGAGTCCTTAAAAACTAACAAGAGAAACATAGAGCAACAAATTACAGCTCTCGAAGCTCAGCTTCATCAACTTGAAGGAGAAGCCACTTCAAATGCTTTATGTACTCCTTCACTTTCCAATGGAGATTTACGCACTTCAAATGGTTTATCTCCCGATATGATTTATAGATACAGTCGGCACCTATTGCTTCCTTCATTTGCTGTTCAAG GTCAGGCGAATCTATTGAAATCTTCAGTTTTGGTTATTGGAGCTGGAGGTCTAGGATCACCTGCTTTACTATATCTTGCTGCCTGTGGAGTTG GTCGAATAGGTATCGTTGATCATGATGTAGTGGAACTTAACAATCTGCAGAGGCAG ATAATTCATACTGAAGCATATATTGGAAAGTCAAAAGTAGAGTCAGCTGCAGCTGCTTGTCGCTC GATCAACTCCTCTACTCAGATTGTAGAGCACAGAGAAGCATTCCGCACGTCCAATGCTTTGGAAATTGTGAGCAA ATATGATGTGGTAGTTGATGCAACAGACAATGCTCCAAGCCGCTACATGATTAATGATTGCTGCGTTGTGCTTGGGAAG CCTCTTATATCTGGCGCTGCTGTTGGACTAGAAGGGCAG CTGACAGTCTACAATTACAATGGAGGTCCATGCTATCGATGCCTATTTCCAACCCCTCCACCCACAAATGCTTGTCAGAGATGTTCTGACAGCGGAGTACTGGGAGTTG TTCCAGGTGTTATTGGATGTCTTCAAGCCTTAGAGGCCATAAAGGTTGCTAGCTTGATTGGAGAACCACTCTCTGGGAGGATGCTTCTTTTGGATGCCCTGTCAGGCCGGTTTCGTAAT GTAAAAATTCGTGGAAGGTCATTGCAGTGTGAAGCTTGTGGAGAACATGCAATCTTGACAAAGCAGACATTTCCGGATTTCGACTATGAAAAGTTTACTCAAACTCCACTATCCACG GGTCCATTGAAGTTGAACCTTCTTTCACCGGATGCTCGAATCAGCAGCACAGAGTACAGTGAGAAAGTGACAAAAGGAGAAGCACATGTATTAGTGGACGTTCGACCAGCTCATCACTATACGATTGTTTCACTTCCCAACTCTATGAACATCCCTCTGTCCACTTTGGAAGGCAGATTGCCTGAAATATCTGCTGCCTTGGAAAAAGAGTCAAAGAAAGAGACTCTTGACGGTGGTTCTAGTGCTTCTCTGTTTGTAGTCTGCAGAAGAGGCAATGATTCACAGATAGCTGTTCAATTGCTTCACACGTTGGGATTGACTTCAGCAAAGGATATAATAGGGGGCTTAGAGTCATGGGCTCACAATGTGGATCCGAAGTTCCCTACTTACTAA
- the LOC132617421 gene encoding uncharacterized protein LOC132617421 isoform X1, with the protein MGGYQLLHFYTTSRVSSLKLLARPFVPTLRRYTKESYEHHAEEKAPTTAEEFTRVAEEMAEEKEHQGFASQTVDKAQDGMKEATTVSDSNLESVKESFKEDPGKGNFHKNGDDSDDLLKSTPHEQISS; encoded by the exons ATGGGTGGTTATCAGCTTCTTCACTTCTACACTACATCGCGTGTATCTAGCTTGAAACTCCTCGCACGCCCCTTTGTTCCTACTTTACGG AGGTATACAAAGGAAAGTTACGAACACCATGCAGAAGAGAAAGCGCCTACGACTGCAGAGGAATTCACAAGAGTAGCAGAAGAAATGGCAGAGGAGAAAGAGCATCAGGGATTTGCCAGCCAAACAGTGGACAAGGCACAAGATGGCATGAAAGAGGCTACAACAGTAAGTGACTCAAATCTTGAATCTGTTAAGGAAAGTTTTAAAGAGGATCCTGGAAAAGGGAATTTTCATAAGAATGGTGATGACTCTGATGACCTCCTTAAAAGTACCCCACATGAACAAATTAGTAGTTAA
- the LOC132617421 gene encoding uncharacterized protein LOC132617421 isoform X2, with protein MGGYQLLHFYTTSRVSSLKLLARPFVPTLRRYTKESYEHHAEEKAPTTAEEFTRVAEEMAEEKEHQGFASQTVDKAQDGMKEATTIHARAKEER; from the exons ATGGGTGGTTATCAGCTTCTTCACTTCTACACTACATCGCGTGTATCTAGCTTGAAACTCCTCGCACGCCCCTTTGTTCCTACTTTACGG AGGTATACAAAGGAAAGTTACGAACACCATGCAGAAGAGAAAGCGCCTACGACTGCAGAGGAATTCACAAGAGTAGCAGAAGAAATGGCAGAGGAGAAAGAGCATCAGGGATTTGCCAGCCAAACAGTGGACAAGGCACAAGATGGCATGAAAGAGGCTACAACA ATTCACGCAAGAGCAAAGGAAGAACGATGA